From the genome of Candidatus Roizmanbacteria bacterium, one region includes:
- a CDS encoding helix-turn-helix domain-containing protein, with translation MLTVGEILKTARDKKGLSLQDIEKKIRVRSKFLAAVERNDWSQFTSNVYISGIIKNYATFLEIDSNRALAFFRREYEKREEDPNFKGKLSRKLLLSERRRSTVIGITIVAILFFSYFGYQIYRFVMPPTLRIYEPVETVFRRVDKVTVVGKTEKEAVITMFGTRVYQDESGVFKYDYPLKKGKNTLIIRIQGANGKNTIVEKEYVLDP, from the coding sequence ATGTTAACTGTTGGTGAAATACTTAAAACCGCTCGAGATAAAAAAGGTTTATCACTTCAAGATATCGAGAAAAAGATTCGAGTGCGATCCAAGTTTTTAGCTGCAGTTGAAAGAAACGATTGGTCGCAATTCACGTCCAATGTATATATTAGTGGTATTATAAAAAACTACGCCACATTTCTTGAGATTGATTCGAATAGGGCTCTTGCTTTTTTTAGAAGAGAATATGAGAAGAGGGAGGAGGATCCCAACTTTAAGGGAAAACTTTCTCGTAAACTGCTCTTATCTGAACGAAGGAGATCAACCGTTATAGGTATAACAATTGTGGCAATTTTGTTCTTCAGCTATTTTGGATATCAAATATATAGATTTGTTATGCCACCAACACTGCGAATTTATGAGCCAGTTGAGACCGTGTTTAGAAGAGTAGATAAGGTAACGGTCGTTGGAAAGACAGAGAAAGAAGCGGTAATTACTATGTTTGGAACACGCGTCTATCAGGATGAATCTGGAGTTTTTAAGTATGACTATCCATTAAAAAAAGGAAAAAATACTCTAATAATTAGGATACAAGGTGCGAACGGAAAAAATACTATCGTGGAAAAAGAATACGTTTTAGATCCTTAA
- the efp gene encoding elongation factor P produces the protein MKIEAGSVKKGDFLNQQGDIWQVLKTEFNYQGRGQANIRIRMKSVTNTKTLELNFKTTFSLETADVDTIEMQYLYKDTESLYFMNERTYQQIAVPTETVDFANYLKEGNKYFVVMHGEDPLSVRPPANVHLEVVSTEDAVKGDTVSGAKKLATLETGLTVMVPLFVKKGDVVSVSAETGLYVERVKQ, from the coding sequence ATGAAGATTGAAGCGGGGAGTGTAAAAAAAGGGGATTTCTTAAATCAGCAAGGAGATATCTGGCAGGTACTTAAGACAGAATTCAATTATCAAGGACGAGGTCAGGCTAATATTCGCATTCGAATGAAAAGTGTTACGAATACAAAGACATTGGAACTTAACTTCAAAACCACATTCTCGCTTGAGACCGCTGACGTAGACACGATTGAGATGCAGTATCTCTACAAAGATACTGAGTCGTTGTATTTTATGAACGAAAGAACTTATCAACAAATAGCAGTACCAACTGAGACAGTCGATTTTGCAAATTACCTAAAAGAAGGAAATAAGTATTTCGTGGTGATGCACGGCGAGGATCCTCTTTCTGTTCGTCCGCCAGCAAATGTGCATCTTGAAGTTGTGAGTACGGAGGATGCTGTTAAAGGAGACACGGTCTCCGGTGCAAAGAAATTGGCAACACTTGAAACAGGATTGACAGTAATGGTTCCCCTATTTGTCAAGAAAGGAGATGTGGTGTCTGTAAGCGCAGAAACGGGCCTCTACGTCGAAAGGGTTAAGCAATAA
- a CDS encoding DnaJ domain-containing protein yields MDFYSVLGVGKSASAAEIKSAYRKLALKWHPDRNKATGATDKFKEINKAYEVLSDPKKKSTYDQVGHEGFERGGFGSAANQAGGQGYQQGPFSYSYSSTGGNPFGGFDPSQFGGSDPFEIFEQFFGFGGGQRRARRPVYSIKLTFREAVHGIEKEVSIDGKRRSVKVPAGVNDGNRIRFNEFDLLVAVMPDAVFRREGQDLYTEKNLSYPTAVLGGTVEVETLDGKVTLKVRKGTISGTLVRLKGEGVQYPNSTQKGNLYVIMKIKVPDKISGKAKKILEELQRELD; encoded by the coding sequence ATGGATTTTTATAGCGTACTGGGTGTAGGTAAATCAGCCTCAGCGGCCGAAATTAAATCAGCTTACCGCAAGCTAGCTCTTAAGTGGCATCCTGACCGTAATAAGGCTACCGGTGCAACTGACAAATTTAAGGAAATAAACAAGGCTTATGAGGTTTTGTCAGATCCAAAAAAAAAGTCTACCTACGATCAAGTAGGTCATGAGGGTTTTGAACGAGGAGGATTCGGTTCTGCTGCAAATCAAGCGGGAGGACAAGGTTATCAACAAGGTCCATTCAGCTACTCGTACAGTTCGACCGGTGGAAATCCATTTGGAGGATTCGATCCTTCACAGTTTGGTGGATCGGATCCTTTCGAAATTTTTGAACAATTTTTTGGTTTTGGTGGAGGACAAAGAAGAGCAAGGCGTCCGGTCTATAGCATTAAGCTGACCTTCCGGGAAGCTGTTCATGGAATAGAGAAAGAAGTGTCTATTGATGGTAAAAGAAGAAGTGTTAAAGTTCCAGCAGGTGTAAACGACGGGAATAGGATTAGATTTAATGAATTTGATTTACTGGTAGCGGTTATGCCAGATGCTGTCTTCAGAAGAGAAGGTCAAGATCTTTACACCGAAAAAAATCTATCCTATCCTACGGCAGTTCTTGGAGGAACGGTCGAGGTTGAAACGCTTGATGGTAAAGTAACTCTTAAAGTTCGAAAAGGAACAATCTCAGGCACTTTAGTAAGATTGAAAGGAGAAGGAGTTCAATACCCAAACAGCACACAAAAAGGAAATCTATACGTGATAATGAAAATCAAGGTTCCGGATAAAATTTCGGGTAAGGCAAAGAAAATATTAGAAGAATTACAACGAGAACTTGATTAA
- the dnaK gene encoding molecular chaperone DnaK, whose product MSKILGIDLGTTNSCVAVMEGGKPKVIHSKEGRNTVPSVVDPIKRVVGDVAKRQIVINPKNTIFSVKRLMGHRFTDESVSRDLKWLPYAIKSGRDGMAVIEVNGKTFTPQEISAMTLKKIKEDAEAYLGEKVEKAVITVPAYFDDAQRQATKQAGEVAGLEVVRIINEPTAAALAYGLDKKQAQTIAVYDLGGGTFDITILELGDGVFEVKATNGDTHLGGDDFDQVILNHLADEFNKENGIDLRKDPQALQRLRDAAEKAKIELSSSLEAEINLPFVTVKDGQPLHLVMKLTRAKLESLVEGLIAKTLGPVKAALKDAKIDVKSVNEVVMVGGMTRMPKITEQVKEFFGKEPNKSVNPDEVVAVGAAIQAGVLTGETKDVVLLDVTPLTLGLETLGGVTTPLITRNTTIPSSKSEVFSTAADNQTQVEIHILQGERPLAKDNKSLGRFALDGIPPAPRGVPQIEVTFDIDANGILHVTAKDKASGKTQSIKITGSTGLTKDEVEKMKTDAEAHAEEDQKEKDRIESKNKGENLVYVAEKSVKDAGDKLPQDVKDEVESKVKELKEVLEKGDSQEIEEKSKNLNESMMKIGQQAYSQAQTEEAKQDGEEKLDDHATDESVKADEKKAEEGEVVN is encoded by the coding sequence ATGTCTAAAATACTAGGTATCGATCTCGGTACAACAAACTCATGTGTCGCTGTTATGGAAGGCGGCAAGCCAAAGGTTATTCATTCTAAGGAAGGAAGAAACACCGTTCCATCGGTTGTTGATCCGATCAAGAGAGTGGTTGGAGATGTGGCTAAGCGCCAGATCGTTATCAATCCAAAGAACACCATCTTTTCCGTCAAAAGATTGATGGGTCATCGTTTCACTGATGAATCCGTAAGTCGAGATCTTAAATGGTTGCCTTATGCAATCAAGTCTGGACGAGATGGTATGGCTGTGATCGAAGTTAACGGGAAAACATTTACTCCACAGGAAATTTCTGCCATGACCTTGAAAAAGATCAAAGAGGATGCAGAGGCATATCTTGGTGAAAAAGTTGAAAAAGCAGTTATTACGGTGCCAGCTTACTTTGATGATGCACAAAGACAGGCAACGAAGCAGGCTGGAGAAGTTGCAGGACTTGAGGTCGTGAGAATTATCAACGAGCCAACTGCAGCAGCTCTTGCATACGGGCTCGATAAGAAACAAGCTCAAACAATTGCGGTATACGACTTAGGTGGAGGAACCTTTGATATCACTATCCTCGAGTTAGGGGACGGAGTCTTCGAGGTAAAAGCTACCAATGGCGATACGCATCTTGGTGGAGATGATTTTGATCAGGTAATCTTAAATCATCTTGCAGACGAGTTTAACAAAGAGAATGGAATCGATCTGAGAAAAGATCCACAAGCTCTTCAAAGACTACGTGACGCAGCGGAAAAGGCTAAGATTGAACTCTCCTCATCGCTAGAGGCAGAGATCAATTTGCCATTCGTAACCGTGAAAGATGGACAACCATTACACCTTGTAATGAAGTTGACGAGAGCTAAACTTGAGTCGCTCGTAGAAGGGTTAATCGCTAAGACTTTAGGACCAGTAAAAGCTGCTCTTAAGGATGCAAAGATAGATGTGAAGTCGGTCAATGAGGTGGTAATGGTTGGAGGAATGACTCGTATGCCAAAGATTACCGAACAGGTAAAGGAGTTCTTTGGAAAAGAGCCAAACAAGTCGGTAAATCCTGATGAAGTCGTTGCCGTTGGAGCAGCAATTCAGGCAGGGGTACTAACTGGCGAGACCAAAGATGTTGTTCTTCTAGACGTAACTCCGCTAACCTTGGGTCTTGAGACCTTGGGTGGAGTAACGACCCCATTAATTACCAGAAACACCACTATTCCATCCTCAAAATCAGAGGTGTTTTCAACTGCTGCCGATAATCAGACGCAGGTTGAGATTCATATCTTGCAGGGTGAGAGGCCTCTTGCAAAGGACAACAAGTCACTTGGCAGATTTGCACTTGACGGAATTCCACCAGCACCACGAGGAGTGCCTCAGATTGAGGTAACCTTCGACATCGATGCGAATGGAATTTTGCATGTCACTGCAAAGGATAAAGCTTCCGGAAAAACCCAGAGCATTAAGATAACCGGATCAACCGGTCTTACCAAAGACGAAGTTGAGAAGATGAAAACCGATGCAGAGGCACACGCTGAGGAAGATCAGAAAGAGAAGGACCGTATCGAATCGAAGAACAAGGGAGAAAACCTTGTCTATGTAGCCGAGAAATCGGTAAAGGACGCAGGCGATAAACTACCTCAGGATGTGAAGGATGAGGTAGAGTCCAAAGTTAAAGAACTCAAAGAGGTTCTAGAAAAGGGAGATTCTCAAGAGATTGAGGAGAAAAGTAAGAACCTGAATGAGTCCATGATGAAGATTGGACAGCAGGCCTATAGCCAAGCTCAGACCGAAGAGGCTAAGCAGGATGGCGAGGAAAAACTCGACGATCATGCGACCGACGAGTCCGTAAAAGCCGATGAGAAGAAGGCTGAAGAAGGCGAAGTGGTCAACTGA